In Malassezia japonica chromosome 2, complete sequence, one DNA window encodes the following:
- a CDS encoding uncharacterized protein (EggNog:ENOG503NUH8; COG:S; TransMembrane:11 (o47-71i83-114o134-159i179-199o269-287i308-332o352-370i377-396o402-424i436-460o466-485i)), which yields MTAHAPPSALDDTLARIGMGPYQWHLLVLSGMGWAADNVDHWHISDAYIGVLTSSIFAGMTLGSVVWGSFADLYGRRYVFLRTLAITALFGALLSMAPSFAVACILCFGVGTGVGGSMPTDGTLFLESIPKKRHYYLTALSVFFSLGSVVCAVIALLLLPGNSCTNDAPCKKGDENQGWRHVVLSLAGITALFAMLRIWPFDVQESPTFLVATHRLQEACDALQEISEANSDATGLSLPDVQRPEADEDPVAAGVDADADADEDSETHALMGTPFIPLLGSLPERLAKPLRDLARRSAPLVAPPHRRAVLLTWALWALMSLAFTMFNAFYPIYLQRKLGQHDADETQALRDYVWYALSSVPGSLLGALLTESPLGRAKSLALALLATVGAQVLFLLTEEPAYVVLSGMGVSLAATTAYAILYGYTPNVFPTSIRGTACAVASALGRITGIAAPLLAGALLEMRVTLPILTSIVLFSLCAVTALLLPSKTRLVQL from the exons ATGACGgcccacgcgccgcccagtGCGCTGGATGATACGCTCGCGCGTATCGGAATGGGGCCATACCAGTGGCACCTGTTGGTGCTGAGCGGGATGGGATGGGCAGCAGACAATGTGG ACCACTGGCACATTAGCGACGCGTACATCGGCGTGCTCACCTCGTCCATCTTTGCGGGAATGACGCTGGGGAGCGTAGTGTGGGGCTCGTTTGCCGATTTGTACGGCCGCCGGTACGTGTttctgcgcacgctcgccatCACCGCCCTCtttggcgcgctgctgagcATGGCACCGTCGTTTGCGGTGGCGTGCATCTTGTGCTTTGGCGTGGGGACGGGCGTGGGGGGGAGCATGCCGACTGATGGCACGCTCTTTCTGGAATCGATTCCGAAAAAGCGGCACTACTACCTGACCGCCCTTTCCGTCTTTTTCTCGCTAGGGTCGGTCGTGTGTGCGGTGATTGCACTCCTACTCCTCCCGGGCAACAGCTGCACGAACGATGCGCCGTGCAAAAAAGGCGACGAAAACCAGGGGTGGCGTCACGTCGTGCTCAGCCTCGCGGGCATAacggcgctctttgccATGCTGCGCATCTGGCCATTCGACGTCCAGGAAAGCCCGACGTTCCTCGTCGCGACACACCGCCTGCAGGAAGCGTGCGATGCGTTGCAAGAAATTTCCGAGGCGAATAGCGACGCGACGGGTCTGTCGCTGCccgacgtgcagcgccccgaggcggacgaggaccCGGTGGCGGCGGGTGTTgatgccgacgccgacgccgacgaggactcGGAAACACACGCACTGATGGGCACGCCATTCATTCCCCTGCTTGGCTCCCTGCCAGAACGCCTGGCAaagccgctgcgcgacctcgcgcggcgcagcgcaccgctcgttgcgccgccgcaccgccgcgccgttCTGCTGACATGGGCGCTGTGGGCGCTAATGTCGCTCGCCTTTACCATGTTTAACGCATTTTACCCCATCTACTTGCAGCGCAAGCTTGGGCAGCATGATGCGGATGAGACACAGGCCCTGCGCGACTATGTATGGTACGCGCTGAGCAGCGTTCCCGGCAGTctgctcggtgcgctcctCACCGAGTCGCCGCTCGGGCGGGCCAAGTCgctggcgcttgcgcttctcgcgacggtcggcgcgcaggtGCTCTTTTTGCTCACCGAGGAGCCCGCGTACGTTGTCCTCTCGGGCATGGGTgtctcgctcgcggcgacgaccgcgtACGCGATTCTGTACGGCTACACGCCGAACGTCTTCCCCACGTCGATCCGCGGCACGGCGTGTGCCGTGGCGAGTGCGCTGGGCCGCATTACCGGCATcgcagcgccgctgctcgccggcgcgctgctcgaaaTGCGCGTGACGCTGCCGATCCTTACCAGCATTGTGCTCTTTAGTCTATGTGCCGTGactgcgctgctgctgccgaGCAAGACGCGTCTGGTGCAACTGTAA
- a CDS encoding phosphoacetylglucosamine mutase (BUSCO:EOG092621YU; COG:G; EggNog:ENOG503NV1D) gives MQAETKARIVQASAAHLKPDARLVYGTAGFRTKAELLDSTCFRIGLIGALRSMALGGQVVGLMVTASHNPEPDNGVKMVDAHGEMLEASWEPVCTKIANASTPDELLAELDNVVSTFKVDVGVRPRVVYAWDTRPSSPALVGAIVDGLQAFDTEKVEGGLLTTPQLHYLVLALNTQGTPDAYGVPTEEGYYEKLGKAYLAATEGLPAPVPLAVDCANGVGAKALQGLMHHVPAERLPLIPLRTEMHAPGKLNDQCGADFVKTQQKLPTGYASEDAVKPNALLCSYDGDADRIVFYYLSGPASDAASFHLLDGDKIASLAADYLSELVKTAGLDIKLGCVQTAYANGASTKYLSERVPVSCTPTGVKHLHHEAAKYAIGVYFEANGHGTVLFSPDARAAMKAAQPSTPEAKQALVRLENMAELINQTVGDALSDMLMVLAILAARRWGPAEWDASYTDLPNKLLKVQVPDRTQFKTTDAERRLTAPDGLQAKIDALVANFTQGRSFVRPSGTEDCVRVYAEAATADETQALAKQVAELVESA, from the coding sequence ATGCAGGCTGAGACCAAAGCGCGTATTGTACAGGCTTCGGCCGCGCACCTGAAGCCGGACGCGCGTCTTGTGTACGGCACGGCCGGTTTCCGTAccaaggccgagctgctggacAGCACCTGCTTCCGCATCGGCCTCATTGGCGCACTGCGCAgcatggcgctcggcggccagGTCGTCGGGCTGATGGTCACCGCGAGCCACAACCCCGAGCCGGACAATGGTGTAAAGATGGTggatgcgcacggcgagatgctcgaggcTTCGTGGGAGCCGGTGTGCACCAAGATTGCCAACGCGAGCAcgccggacgagctgctcgccgagctcgacaacGTCGTGAGCACGTTCAAGGTCGATGTCGGCGTGCGTCCCCGGGTCGTGTACGCGTGGGACACGCGTccgtcgtcgccggcactcgtcggcgcgatcgTCGACGGCCTCCAGGCGTTTGACACGGAGAAGGTCGAGGGCGGCCTGCTGACCACGCCCCAGCTGCACTACCTTGTCCTGGCGCTCAACACCCAAGGCACGCCGGACGcgtacggcgtgccgaccgaGGAGGGCTACTACGAgaagctcggcaaggcgtACCTTGCTGCAACCGAGGGCCTCcctgcgccggtgccgctcgcggtgGACTGTGCGAATGGTGTCGGTgccaaggcgctccaggGCCTGATGCACCACGTCCCCGCGGAACGTCTCCCGCTGATTCCCCTGCGCACCGAGATGCACGCCCCCGGCAAGCTGAACGACCAGTGCGGTGCGGACTTTGTCAAGACGCAGCAAAAGCTGCCGACGGGCTACGCGTCCGAGGACGCGGTCAAGCCGAATGCGCTCCTGTGCTCgtacgacggcgacgcggaccgTATCGTCTTTTACTACCTGAGCGGCCCtgcgagcgacgccgcgagcttccacctgctcgacggcgacaaGATTGCGAGTCTCGCGGCCGACTACCTGTCCGAGCTCGTCAAGACCGCTGGGCTGGACATTAAGCTCGGCTGCGTGCAGACTGCCTACGCAaacggcgcctcgaccaaGTACctgagcgagcgcgtgccggtgtcgtgcacgccgaccgGCGTCAAGCATCTGCACCACGAGGCGGCCAAGTACGCGATCGGCGTGTACTTTGAGGCGAACGGCCACGGCACCGTCCTCTTTTCGCCggacgcgcgtgccgcgatgaaggccgcgcagccgtcgacgcccgaggcgaagcaggcgctcgtgcgcctcgagaaCATGGCCGAGCTCATCAACCAgacggtcggcgacgcgctctcCGACATGCTCATGGTCCTCGCGATccttgccgcgcgccgctggggCCCGGCCGAGTGGGACGCGAGCTACACGGACCTGCCGAACAAGCTGCTCAAGGTCCAGGTGCCCGACCGCACGCAGTTCAAGACGaccgacgcggagcgccgcctcaCTGCGCCCGACGGCCTGCAGGCCAagatcgacgcgctggtcgCCAACTTTACCCAGGGCCGCTCGTTTGTGCGCCCCAGCGGTACGGAGGACTGTGTGCGTGTCtatgccgaggccgcgacggcggaCGAGACCCAGGCGCTTGCCAagcaggtcgccgagctcgtcgaaaGCGCCTAA
- a CDS encoding uncharacterized protein (EggNog:ENOG503P4TS; COG:Z) translates to MTREASTLLLVHDAQQVCAGVGIQDPFAKPDVTLPARVGRRTDDSGEYLVGEALTRAEAANEALEIVCPLANGDVQDWDALAALWYVRPSHNTFFTMVALPMPLSRGAYERTAQIFFEKFNTPALCISEVPLLAAYAAGVLNAMVVDVGAEETSAVAVSDCAIVPTAAVLSKLGTVHCTWWLAYLLVHDAPVREALQPLVTPDLSFEALAYALAQFLVAEGHVRIDVSADVPGLDEPDAEDNSFDVAAALVEGRERDVVKERQKKNEKPLASDVIHVDFRGVSVPVGRVRTRFHEPLLHPQLLERVTLSLPAPPAVRQALHARRIGGEPICVSVPEAVAMAAAHVQPSERRTVLWENLVVTGSATRFKGLVPELLRSFTTYVANEPTEGAQVVGEPNPAQPRAVRAHKVPDYFPEFKEHLELLPYLGATIYAKLVFNDTSGRNYISKMQYNDGGPSVAFAIGSA, encoded by the exons ATGACGCGTGAAGcgagcacgctgctgctcgtgcacgaTGCTCAGCAGGTGTGTGCGGGCGTCGGTATCCAAGATCCCTTTGCGAAGCCGGACGTG ACGCTTCCCGCGcgtgtcggccgccgcacggaCGACTCGGGCGAGTACCTCgttggcgaggcgctcacccgtgccgaggccgcgaacgaggcgctggagaTTGTGTGTCCGCTGGCGAATGGCGACGTGCAGGACTGGgacgcgcttgcggcgctgtgGTAC GTGCGCCCGTCGCACAACACCTTCTTTACGATGGTCGCGCTCCCGATGCCCTtatcgcgcggcgcgtacgagcgcacggcgcagaTCTTTTTCGAAAAGTTTAACACGCCCGCGCTGTGCATCAGCGAGGtgccgctcctcgccgcgtACGCTGCTGGCGTCCTCAACGCGatggtcgtcgacgtcggcgcggaaGAGACGAGCGCGGTGGCCGTGAGCGACTGCGCGATCGTGCCGACAGCCGCGGTGCTCAgcaagctcggcacggtgcACTGCACCTGGTGGCTCGCCTATCTgctcgtgcacgacgcgccggtgcggGAAGCGCTCCAGCCGCTCGTCACACCGGACCTCTCtttcgaggcgctcgcgtacGCTCTTGCGCAGTTCCTCGTGGCCGAGGGGCATGTGCGCATCGACGTGTCGGCAGATGTACcgggcctcgacgagccagACGCAGAAGACAACTCGTTTgacgtcgccgcggcgctcgtcgaagggcgcgagcgcgacgtggtcAAGGAGCGCCAAAAGAAGAACGAGAAGCCGCTGGCAAGCGACGTGATCCACGTCGACTTCCGCGGCGTGTCGGTGCCGGTgggccgcgtgcgcacgcgcttccACGAGCCGCTACTGCACCCCCAGCTTCTGGAGCGCGTCACACTCTCGCTGCCTGCGCCcccggccgtgcgccaggcgctgcacgcgcggcgcatcggcggcgagccgatCTGCGTGTCGGTGCCGGAAGCGGTTGCgatggccgccgcgcatgtgcagccgagcgagcggcgcaccgtgctCTGGGAGAACCTCGTGGTAACgggcagcgcgacgcgtttCAAGGGGCTTGTGCCGGAGCTGCTCCGTTCGTTTACGACCTACGTCGCGAACGAGCCGACAGAGGgcgcgcaggtcgtcggcgagccgaATCCCGCGCAGCCCcgtgcggtgcgtgcgcacaaGGTGCCCGACTACTTCCCAGAGTTCAaggagcacctcgagctgctgccgtacctcggcgcgacgatctACGCGAAGCTCGTGTTCAACGACACGTCGGGCCGCAACTATATTTCCAAGATGCAGTACAATGACGGCGGCCCGTCGGTGGCATTTGCGATCGGTAGCGCATAA
- a CDS encoding uncharacterized protein (EggNog:ENOG503NYWC; COG:S; TransMembrane:7 (o47-65i77-100o112-130i151-170o182-199i211-232o238-261i)), with translation MQSALQTVTRNLPWFLLDPARYILGQECFNSLIWDVNYTDVKCLRLGLSKGLGLGIVVFGSIIKFPQIYKIVSARSATGISLAMYILEVIAYTISLVYAIRLRIPFSTYGENASLTVQNMVITLLIIAYSPMDSYSRRVTTFCRARRISTNTLYVVVGATLMVLGSLALISETAVPPPLLKTLQAFTIPVSLASKVPQIMELHRDKATGQLSVLVVFAQLLGTLARVFTTLTETNDHLLFWGFALATVFNAVIAVQVLLYWNGNERQAALHESRWFEAGNTPGRLRGNELPVVAPKRD, from the exons ATGCAGTCCGCGCTGCAGACCGTAACGCGGAACCTGCCGTGGTTCCTGCTGGACCCTGCGCGGTATATCCTCGGCCAG GAATGCTTTAACTCGCTCATTTGGGACGTCAACTACACCGACGTCAAgtgcctgcgcctcgggctctccaaaggcctcggcctcgggaTTGTGGTGTTCGGCAGCATCATCAAGTTTCCGCAGATCTACAAGATTgtgagcgcacgcagcgcgacagGCATTAGCCTGGCGATGTATATCCTCGAGGTGATTGCGTACACAATCAGCCTCGTGTACGCGATCCGCCTGCGCATTCCGTTTAGCACCTATGGCGAGAATGCGAGCTTGACCGTGCaga ACATGGTCATTACGCTGCTCATCATTGCATACTCGCCGATGGACTCGTactcgcgccgcgtcaCGACCTtttgccgcgcgcggcgcatctcGACCAACACGCTGTACGTCGtggtcggcgcgacgctcatGGTCCTCGGCTCGCTGGCGCTCATCTCGGAAacggccgtgccgccgccgctgctcaAGACGCTCCAGGCGTTCACGATTCCGGTGTCGCTTGCGTCCAAGGTGCCGCAGATCATGGAGCTGCACCGCGACAAGGCCACCGGCCAGCTCagcgtgctcgtcgtctttgcgcagctcctcgggACGCTTGCGCGCGTCTTTACGACGCTCACCGAGACCAACGACCACCTGCTTTTCTGGGGCTTTGCGCTGGCGACGGTTTTTAATGCGGTGATCGCCGTGCAGGTGCTCTTGTACTGGAACGGGAACGAGCGCCAGGCTGCGCTCCACGAGAGCCGCTGGTTCGAGGCGGGGAATACGCCGgggcggctgcgcggcaacGAGCTTCCGGTGGTGGCGCCCAAGCGGGACTAG